In Longimicrobiales bacterium, the following proteins share a genomic window:
- a CDS encoding transcriptional regulator produces MAAKPAQQPRRDDAGDDARERVTPAESPSAAAASLDRVIHERMRLAILSALAGRESVSFVELKALTGGTDGNVSVHARRLEEAGYVVCRKSFVGRVPRTEYRITDEGRRALNAYIDHMEALIQQVRER; encoded by the coding sequence ATGGCGGCTAAGCCCGCACAGCAGCCTCGCCGCGACGACGCGGGCGACGACGCGCGCGAGCGTGTCACGCCTGCGGAAAGCCCGTCCGCCGCGGCTGCCAGTCTCGATCGCGTCATCCACGAGCGCATGCGGCTGGCGATTCTCAGTGCGCTGGCGGGACGCGAGTCCGTGAGCTTCGTCGAGCTGAAGGCGCTCACCGGCGGCACGGACGGCAACGTGAGCGTGCACGCGCGCCGACTCGAGGAGGCCGGTTACGTCGTGTGCCGGAAGTCGTTCGTGGGGAGGGTGCCCCGCACGGAGTACCGCATTACCGACGAGGGACGTCGTGCGCTGAACGCGTACATCGACCACATGGAGGCGCTCATCCAGCAGGTGCGCGAGCGTTAG
- a CDS encoding di-trans,poly-cis-decaprenylcistransferase, with amino-acid sequence MHVAIIMDGNGRWAQERGLPRTTGHRAGAKAVRRIVEAAPGLGIRTLTLYAFSADNWKRPRSEVTQLLRLFMRYLHQETERCRSNGVRLSVIGRRDRLPDVLAHAIERAERETAHCDTLLLRIAIDYSARDAIVAAAALLDGTRPDREMFAEALGAATHAEAAVPDVDLLIRTGGEQRLSDFLLWEAAYAELFFTSCRWPDFDAAALEAALEEYCGRERRFGRVEAPRERTAGLASAR; translated from the coding sequence ATGCACGTCGCGATCATCATGGACGGCAATGGACGATGGGCGCAGGAGCGCGGACTGCCGCGCACCACGGGACACCGCGCCGGCGCGAAGGCGGTACGGCGTATCGTGGAAGCCGCGCCGGGGCTCGGTATCCGCACGCTCACGCTGTACGCCTTTTCCGCGGACAACTGGAAGCGGCCGCGCTCGGAAGTCACACAGCTGCTGCGCCTGTTCATGCGCTACCTGCACCAGGAAACGGAGCGGTGCCGGTCCAACGGCGTGCGGCTGAGCGTGATCGGCCGGCGGGACCGTCTGCCCGACGTGCTCGCGCATGCGATCGAGCGTGCCGAGCGGGAAACGGCGCACTGCGACACGCTGCTGCTGCGCATCGCGATCGACTACTCCGCGCGGGACGCGATCGTCGCGGCGGCCGCGCTGCTGGACGGCACCCGCCCCGACCGCGAGATGTTCGCGGAGGCACTCGGCGCTGCCACGCACGCCGAAGCTGCCGTCCCCGACGTGGACCTGCTGATCCGCACGGGTGGCGAGCAGCGCCTGAGTGATTTCCTGCTGTGGGAGGCCGCGTACGCCGAGCTGTTCTTCACGAGCTGCCGGTGGCCGGACTTCGATGCGGCGGCGCTGGAAGCCGCGCTGGAGGAGTACTGCGGACGTGAGCGTCGCTTTGGTCGGGTGGAAGCGCCGCGCGAGCGCACGGCCGGACTGGCGAGCGCACGCTGA